Proteins found in one Puntigrus tetrazona isolate hp1 unplaced genomic scaffold, ASM1883169v1 S000000148, whole genome shotgun sequence genomic segment:
- the camk1gb gene encoding calcium/calmodulin-dependent protein kinase IGb isoform X1 yields the protein MSVSLRSAQHPLSSRAVLCHCCPRLSLDSFCKRRRSCWSCYRPEEIPAEAHAEMGRKEGDYDWKKSTDNIQDVFEFMEVLGSGAFSEVFMVKERKTGKLFALKCVKKKNKRDINLENEIAVLRKIKHDNVVCLEDFYESRTHYYLVMQLVSGGELFDRILDRGMYSEADASLVIRQVLEAVSYLHKNGIVHRDLKPENLLYYSPDENSKIMISDFGLSKMEDNGVMSTACGTPGYVAPEVLAQKPYSKAVDCWSIGVITYILLCGYPPFYEETETRLFSKIMKAQYEFDSPFWDDISESAKDFIRNMMQKNPKMRYDTDQALRHPWIIGKTARSQDIYHSVSEQIQKNFAKSKWKQAFNATVAIHHMKKLQLAHSEACLRLKQTPAPVPEIKVIATSTPESVRKKFAEAPEPNGGPQPSNQMNVPSGSTESKSQYHPVRVSHSETTHVGTLTITEKSKHVYHSQPADLNGYAKRSSNRNGPTLQTGVCSVM from the exons ATGTCCGTTTCGTTGAGATCTGCGCAGCATCCCCTCTCCTCGCGTGCCGTTCTGTGCCACTGCTGTCCTCGCTTGAGCCTCGATAGTTTCTGCAAGAGACGGAGGTCGTGCTGGAGTTGTTACAGACCCGAAG AAATCCCTGCAGAAGCACACGCAGAAATGGGGCGAAAGGAGGGCGACTACGATTGGAAAAAGAGCACGGATAACATCCAGGATGTGTTTGAATTCATGGAGGTGCTCGGATC GGGCGCGTTCTCAGAGGTCTTCATGgtgaaggagagaaaaacaggGAAGCTTTTTGCACTGAAGTGcgtgaagaagaaaaacaaaagggaCATCAACCTGGAGAATGAAATCGCTGTGTTGAGAAA GATCAAACATGACAATGTGGTTTGCTTGGAGGATTTCTACGAAAGCCGGACGCATTACTACCTGGTCATGCAGCT CGTTTCGGGCGGCGAGCTGTTCGACCGGATCCTGGACCGGGGCATGTACTCGGAGGCTGATGCTAGCCTGGTCATCAGACAGGTGCTGGAGGCGGTCAGCTACCTGCACAAAAACGGCATAGTCCACCGAGACCTCAAG CCGGAGAATCTGCTTTACTACAGCCCTGACGAAAACTCCAAGATCATGATCAGCGATTTTGGCCTTTCCAAGATGGAGGATAATGGCGTCATGTCCACAGCGTGCGGGACTCCAGGATATGTCG CCCCTGAAGTACTGGCCCAGAAACCTTACAGCAAAGCCGTGGACTGCTGGTCAATCGGAGTCATCACCTACATCCT CCTCTGCGGATATCCTCCTTTCTATGAAGAAACCGAGACTCGTCTGTTTTCCAAAATCATGAAGGCGCAGTATGAATTCGACTCACCCTTCTGGGATGATATCTCCGAGTCTG CAAAGGACTTCATCCGCAACATGATGCAGAAGAATCCTAAGATGCGTTATGACACAGACCAGGCTCTCAGACACCCCTG GATTATAGGAAAGACGGCCCGGAGCCAGGACATCTACCACTCGGTCAGCGAGCAGATCCAGAAAAACTTTGCCAAGTCCAAGTGGAAG CAAGCCTTCAACGCGACGGTGGCCATTCACCACATGAAGAAGCTGCAGCTGGCCCACTCCGAGGCCTGCCTCCGTCTGAAACAGACTCCGGCGCCCGTGCCTGAGATCAAGGTCATCGCTACATCCACGCCTGAATCCGTCCGCAAGAAGTTCGCCGAGGCCCCCGAACCAAACGGCGGCCCTCAACCCAGCAACCAGATGAACGTGCCGTCCGGCTCCACCGAGTCAAAGAGCCAGTACCACCCGGTCCGGGTCAGTCACAGCGAGACCACCCACGTCGGGACCCTCACCATTACAGAGAAGAGCAAGCACGTGTATCACTCGCAGCCGGCGGACCTAAACGG GTACGCAAAAAGAAGCTCCAATCGTAACGGGCCGACCCTGCAGACTGGAGTTTGCTCTGTCATGTGA
- the otud3 gene encoding OTU domain-containing protein 3 gives MSRKQAGKPIKANRKYELERKRDERAARRALAKDKKNRPPGGDDGEEFVSFSNQLQALGLKLREVPGDGNCLFRALGDQLEGHSRGHLRLRQETVQYMTEHRQDFEPFVEDDVPFTQHLSNLSQQGTFAGNDAIVAFARSQQLKVVIHQLNAPLWEINGTEKPSCRELHIAYRYGDHYDSVRKIGDNSENPAHLRIESLNNSRRFGDGQKEQTRGASPSRCLSEDEELILSILCADGQSDNLCQSSATSQTCHGDWLESELNNQSQRDCASGTRPLCEGTQAECSENTSSTEGSISHKPKLSNKQRKEQQRLEKKKRQEERHRQKVLQGRGSHDQNQNVAEVVTLVPVLNTLSI, from the exons ATGTCACGAAAACAGGCCGGGAAGCCCATAAAGGCAAACAGGAAGTATGAGttagagaggaagagagacgaGAGGGCCGCCCGGCGGGCTCTGGCCAAAGACAAGAAGAACAGACCTCCAGGAGGAGACGACGGAGAGGAGTTTGTCAGCTTCTCCAACCAGCTTCAGGCTCTGGGGCTCAAACTGCGCGAGGTGCCTGGAGACGG GAACTGTTTGTTCCGGGCTCTTGGAGATCAGCTGGAGGGACATTCGAGGGGTCACCTGCGTCTGCGGCAGGAGACCGTACAGTACATGACGGAGCACAGGCAGGACTTCGAGCCCTTCGTTGAAGATGATGTGCCATTCACGCAGCATT TGTCAAACCTCTCACAGCAGGGAACGTTTGCTGGTAACGACGCCATCGTGGCCTTCGCCCGCAGCCAGCAGTTAAAAGTGGTCATTCATCAGCTCAACGCTCCTTTGTGGGAG atAAATGGTACAGAGAAGCCTTCATGCCGCGAGTTACACATCGCGTATCGCTACGGAGACCATTATGACAGCGTCCGAAAGATCGGAGACAACTCGGAGAATCCGGCACATCTGCGTATAGAG AGTCTGAACAATTCCAGACGCTTTGGAGACGGTCAGAAGGAACAGACGAGAGGCGCCTCTCCTTCACGCTGTCTCTCTGAAGATGAAGAGCTGATCTTGAGCATTCTCTGTGCCGACG GTCAGTCGGACAATCTGTGTCAATCAAGCGCCACCTCACAGACGTGCCACGGTGATTGGCTGGAGTCGGAACTGaacaaccaatcacagagaGACTGTGCCTCAGGGACACGCCCTTTATGTGAAGGCACGCAGGCTGAATGTAGCGAAAACACGTCGTCAACAGAGGGCAGCATCTCCCATAAACCCAAG ctttctaATAAACAACGGAAAGAGCAACAGCGCCTAGAAAAGAAGAAACGTCAGGAGGAAAGACACAGACAGAAGGTTTTACAGGGCAGGGGGTCACATGATCAGAATCAGAACGTAGCAGAAGTCGTCACTCTTGTGCCAGTGCTCAACACCCTGAGCATCTAG
- the camk1gb gene encoding calcium/calmodulin-dependent protein kinase IGb isoform X3 gives MGRKEGDYDWKKSTDNIQDVFEFMEVLGSGAFSEVFMVKERKTGKLFALKCVKKKNKRDINLENEIAVLRKIKHDNVVCLEDFYESRTHYYLVMQLVSGGELFDRILDRGMYSEADASLVIRQVLEAVSYLHKNGIVHRDLKPENLLYYSPDENSKIMISDFGLSKMEDNGVMSTACGTPGYVAPEVLAQKPYSKAVDCWSIGVITYILLCGYPPFYEETETRLFSKIMKAQYEFDSPFWDDISESAKDFIRNMMQKNPKMRYDTDQALRHPWIIGKTARSQDIYHSVSEQIQKNFAKSKWKQAFNATVAIHHMKKLQLAHSEACLRLKQTPAPVPEIKVIATSTPESVRKKFAEAPEPNGGPQPSNQMNVPSGSTESKSQYHPVRVSHSETTHVGTLTITEKSKHVYHSQPADLNGYAKRSSNRNGPTLQTGVCSVM, from the exons ATGGGGCGAAAGGAGGGCGACTACGATTGGAAAAAGAGCACGGATAACATCCAGGATGTGTTTGAATTCATGGAGGTGCTCGGATC GGGCGCGTTCTCAGAGGTCTTCATGgtgaaggagagaaaaacaggGAAGCTTTTTGCACTGAAGTGcgtgaagaagaaaaacaaaagggaCATCAACCTGGAGAATGAAATCGCTGTGTTGAGAAA GATCAAACATGACAATGTGGTTTGCTTGGAGGATTTCTACGAAAGCCGGACGCATTACTACCTGGTCATGCAGCT CGTTTCGGGCGGCGAGCTGTTCGACCGGATCCTGGACCGGGGCATGTACTCGGAGGCTGATGCTAGCCTGGTCATCAGACAGGTGCTGGAGGCGGTCAGCTACCTGCACAAAAACGGCATAGTCCACCGAGACCTCAAG CCGGAGAATCTGCTTTACTACAGCCCTGACGAAAACTCCAAGATCATGATCAGCGATTTTGGCCTTTCCAAGATGGAGGATAATGGCGTCATGTCCACAGCGTGCGGGACTCCAGGATATGTCG CCCCTGAAGTACTGGCCCAGAAACCTTACAGCAAAGCCGTGGACTGCTGGTCAATCGGAGTCATCACCTACATCCT CCTCTGCGGATATCCTCCTTTCTATGAAGAAACCGAGACTCGTCTGTTTTCCAAAATCATGAAGGCGCAGTATGAATTCGACTCACCCTTCTGGGATGATATCTCCGAGTCTG CAAAGGACTTCATCCGCAACATGATGCAGAAGAATCCTAAGATGCGTTATGACACAGACCAGGCTCTCAGACACCCCTG GATTATAGGAAAGACGGCCCGGAGCCAGGACATCTACCACTCGGTCAGCGAGCAGATCCAGAAAAACTTTGCCAAGTCCAAGTGGAAG CAAGCCTTCAACGCGACGGTGGCCATTCACCACATGAAGAAGCTGCAGCTGGCCCACTCCGAGGCCTGCCTCCGTCTGAAACAGACTCCGGCGCCCGTGCCTGAGATCAAGGTCATCGCTACATCCACGCCTGAATCCGTCCGCAAGAAGTTCGCCGAGGCCCCCGAACCAAACGGCGGCCCTCAACCCAGCAACCAGATGAACGTGCCGTCCGGCTCCACCGAGTCAAAGAGCCAGTACCACCCGGTCCGGGTCAGTCACAGCGAGACCACCCACGTCGGGACCCTCACCATTACAGAGAAGAGCAAGCACGTGTATCACTCGCAGCCGGCGGACCTAAACGG GTACGCAAAAAGAAGCTCCAATCGTAACGGGCCGACCCTGCAGACTGGAGTTTGCTCTGTCATGTGA
- the g0s2 gene encoding G0/G1 switch protein 2, whose translation MDTMHELIPFAKEMLSAGPSKGSLKVYLVGGTFAVLGMVSGVVQVASSFFPDHEEPDFDVLKVRELMPVKEQVQEPQTSVPEDDETDEVMEAKAKELPVNRQRRMSFRAHAS comes from the coding sequence ATGGACACTATGCATGAGCTCATCCCCTTTGCTAAGGAAATGCTGAGTGCCGGTCCCTCCAAGGGCTCCCTGAAGGTCTATCTAGTGGGCGGTACGTTCGCGGTCCTGGGAATGGTGAGCGGCGTGGTCCAGGTGGCCTCTTCCTTCTTCCCTGACCACGAGGAGCCTGACTTCGACGTGCTGAAGGTGCGGGAGCTCATGCCGGTGAAGGAGCAGGTCCAGGAGCCGCAAACCAGCGTCCCTGAGGATGACGAGACGGATGAGGTGATGGAGGCCAAGGCTAAGGAACTGCCGGTGAACAGACAGAGGCGGATGAGTTTCAGAGCTCACGCTTCATAA
- the camk1gb gene encoding calcium/calmodulin-dependent protein kinase IGb isoform X2 yields MPSYFIKQHKALLGKNQHHKEIPAEAHAEMGRKEGDYDWKKSTDNIQDVFEFMEVLGSGAFSEVFMVKERKTGKLFALKCVKKKNKRDINLENEIAVLRKIKHDNVVCLEDFYESRTHYYLVMQLVSGGELFDRILDRGMYSEADASLVIRQVLEAVSYLHKNGIVHRDLKPENLLYYSPDENSKIMISDFGLSKMEDNGVMSTACGTPGYVAPEVLAQKPYSKAVDCWSIGVITYILLCGYPPFYEETETRLFSKIMKAQYEFDSPFWDDISESAKDFIRNMMQKNPKMRYDTDQALRHPWIIGKTARSQDIYHSVSEQIQKNFAKSKWKQAFNATVAIHHMKKLQLAHSEACLRLKQTPAPVPEIKVIATSTPESVRKKFAEAPEPNGGPQPSNQMNVPSGSTESKSQYHPVRVSHSETTHVGTLTITEKSKHVYHSQPADLNGYAKRSSNRNGPTLQTGVCSVM; encoded by the exons ATGCCATCGTACTTCATAAAGCAGCACAAAGCACTGCTCGGCAAAAATCAGCATCACAAAG AAATCCCTGCAGAAGCACACGCAGAAATGGGGCGAAAGGAGGGCGACTACGATTGGAAAAAGAGCACGGATAACATCCAGGATGTGTTTGAATTCATGGAGGTGCTCGGATC GGGCGCGTTCTCAGAGGTCTTCATGgtgaaggagagaaaaacaggGAAGCTTTTTGCACTGAAGTGcgtgaagaagaaaaacaaaagggaCATCAACCTGGAGAATGAAATCGCTGTGTTGAGAAA GATCAAACATGACAATGTGGTTTGCTTGGAGGATTTCTACGAAAGCCGGACGCATTACTACCTGGTCATGCAGCT CGTTTCGGGCGGCGAGCTGTTCGACCGGATCCTGGACCGGGGCATGTACTCGGAGGCTGATGCTAGCCTGGTCATCAGACAGGTGCTGGAGGCGGTCAGCTACCTGCACAAAAACGGCATAGTCCACCGAGACCTCAAG CCGGAGAATCTGCTTTACTACAGCCCTGACGAAAACTCCAAGATCATGATCAGCGATTTTGGCCTTTCCAAGATGGAGGATAATGGCGTCATGTCCACAGCGTGCGGGACTCCAGGATATGTCG CCCCTGAAGTACTGGCCCAGAAACCTTACAGCAAAGCCGTGGACTGCTGGTCAATCGGAGTCATCACCTACATCCT CCTCTGCGGATATCCTCCTTTCTATGAAGAAACCGAGACTCGTCTGTTTTCCAAAATCATGAAGGCGCAGTATGAATTCGACTCACCCTTCTGGGATGATATCTCCGAGTCTG CAAAGGACTTCATCCGCAACATGATGCAGAAGAATCCTAAGATGCGTTATGACACAGACCAGGCTCTCAGACACCCCTG GATTATAGGAAAGACGGCCCGGAGCCAGGACATCTACCACTCGGTCAGCGAGCAGATCCAGAAAAACTTTGCCAAGTCCAAGTGGAAG CAAGCCTTCAACGCGACGGTGGCCATTCACCACATGAAGAAGCTGCAGCTGGCCCACTCCGAGGCCTGCCTCCGTCTGAAACAGACTCCGGCGCCCGTGCCTGAGATCAAGGTCATCGCTACATCCACGCCTGAATCCGTCCGCAAGAAGTTCGCCGAGGCCCCCGAACCAAACGGCGGCCCTCAACCCAGCAACCAGATGAACGTGCCGTCCGGCTCCACCGAGTCAAAGAGCCAGTACCACCCGGTCCGGGTCAGTCACAGCGAGACCACCCACGTCGGGACCCTCACCATTACAGAGAAGAGCAAGCACGTGTATCACTCGCAGCCGGCGGACCTAAACGG GTACGCAAAAAGAAGCTCCAATCGTAACGGGCCGACCCTGCAGACTGGAGTTTGCTCTGTCATGTGA
- the LOC122332761 gene encoding uncharacterized protein LOC122332761 isoform X2, whose amino-acid sequence MVRERGIRSDYPWLQMRPSSRRSVRDLVNGTGDELKIVMKGQVVTLQTGATGLERDAEVMRLFESGDQPTRIAQLYEGTVFTRYEPRLVNRLELDRETGSLTIWNISSRESGLYEVTIGGLTPRRTFRVQVYEPVSAPAISTVSSDEEICSVLCSVQNEQGLSVSWYKGDEMVIQTSSPDLSMNLSLPLELRYTDPETHSCQSSGQ is encoded by the exons ATGGTTCGTGAGCGTGGCATCCGCTCAGATTATCCCTGGCTTCAGATGAGACCGTCCAGCAGAAGATCTGTCAGAG ATCTAGTAAATGGTACGGGGGACGAGTTAAAGATTGTGATGAAGGGACAAGTCGTCACTCTGCAGACAGGAGCTACCGGCCTAGAGAGAGATGCTGAAGTAATGCGGCTGTTCGAAAGCGGAGACCAACCTACCCGTATAGCACAGCTGTACGAAGGAACCGTTTTCACTCGTTACGAGCCGAGACTCGTCAACAGACTGGAGCTGGACAGAGAAACCGGATCGCTGACCATCTGGAACATCAGCTCCAGGGAATCTGGCCTTTACGAAGTCACCATCGGTGGACTCACGCCAAGGAGGACGTTCAGAGTTCAAGTTTATG agcCAGTTTCTGCACCAGCCATCAGCACTGTTTCTTCAGATGAAGAAATCTGCTCTGTGCTCTGCTCTGTACAAAACGAACAAGGTTTGTCCGTCTCTTGGTATAAAGGGGATGAAATGGTGATCCAGACCAGCAGTCCAGATCTCAGCATGAACCTGAGTTTACCATTAGAGCTCCGATACACTGATCCAGAAACCCACAGCTGCCAATCCAGCGGCCAATAA
- the LOC122332761 gene encoding uncharacterized protein LOC122332761 isoform X1 has product MVRERGIRSDYPWLQMRPSSRRSVRGKPTIVADMTPVQTFSRVWVHTVFLISVKDLVNGTGDELKIVMKGQVVTLQTGATGLERDAEVMRLFESGDQPTRIAQLYEGTVFTRYEPRLVNRLELDRETGSLTIWNISSRESGLYEVTIGGLTPRRTFRVQVYEPVSAPAISTVSSDEEICSVLCSVQNEQGLSVSWYKGDEMVIQTSSPDLSMNLSLPLELRYTDPETHSCQSSGQ; this is encoded by the exons ATGGTTCGTGAGCGTGGCATCCGCTCAGATTATCCCTGGCTTCAGATGAGACCGTCCAGCAGAAGATCTGTCAGAG GCAAACCTACAATCGTTGCTGATATGACACCTGTACAAACATTCTCCCGTGTGTGGGTTCACACCGTGTTTCTCATCAGCGTGAAAG ATCTAGTAAATGGTACGGGGGACGAGTTAAAGATTGTGATGAAGGGACAAGTCGTCACTCTGCAGACAGGAGCTACCGGCCTAGAGAGAGATGCTGAAGTAATGCGGCTGTTCGAAAGCGGAGACCAACCTACCCGTATAGCACAGCTGTACGAAGGAACCGTTTTCACTCGTTACGAGCCGAGACTCGTCAACAGACTGGAGCTGGACAGAGAAACCGGATCGCTGACCATCTGGAACATCAGCTCCAGGGAATCTGGCCTTTACGAAGTCACCATCGGTGGACTCACGCCAAGGAGGACGTTCAGAGTTCAAGTTTATG agcCAGTTTCTGCACCAGCCATCAGCACTGTTTCTTCAGATGAAGAAATCTGCTCTGTGCTCTGCTCTGTACAAAACGAACAAGGTTTGTCCGTCTCTTGGTATAAAGGGGATGAAATGGTGATCCAGACCAGCAGTCCAGATCTCAGCATGAACCTGAGTTTACCATTAGAGCTCCGATACACTGATCCAGAAACCCACAGCTGCCAATCCAGCGGCCAATAA